The genomic region CTGGTTTGACAGTTACGCGGGCGATCGTTTGATGACATTCGAGGCGGTCAAGAACATGCCGGCGTTTGTGCGCAAGTTCTCGTGGGAGAAGTAAACCACGGCTCAAGCGTGCAAGAGACTCGGTAAAAGTGGGTTGGCGATGATGCCAACCCACTTTTTCATTGAAAAGAGTGCGCAAAGAGCGCGCATGCTGTTTTCCACTTCGCCCACCCCAAAAAATCCAATAATCCATGTGGGTTATTTGTGAAATATATCACTTCCAAAATCTCTCTATTTTGCCGAAGCGGTAGTTTTTGAAAGCCAAAGTTGGCTATACTTGGTATCAAGTGCAGGTTGCCCGGCCAGGCCGGGCTTTTGTATGCCCTGGCAAGAAGGAGGTTAGAAGAGATGACACGCAAATTGAAGCCCAACCGAGATGTTGGCATTATCGGCTATGGCGCGTATGTGCCACGCTATCGGCTCGCCGCCGAAGCCATCGCCGATGTCTGGCGGGGAGGGCAAAACGCAGTGCTCCCCGTTGAAAGCAAAAGCGTGCCTGGTCCTGATGAGGACACGGCGACAATGGCAATCGAAGCCGCCCAAAATGCTTTACGCCGTGCGGGCATTGCGCCGGAGTTGATTCGCGCGGTCTGGGTTGGCTCCGAATCGCACCCCTATGCGGTGAAGCCCACCAGTACCATTGTGGCGCAGGCACTGGGCATTGCGCCGTACACCAACGCCGCCGACTTTGAGTTTGCTTGTAAAGCCGGCACCGAAGCCATGCAAGCCGCTATCGGTTTTGTCGGGAGCGGTATGGCCGACTATGCCATGGCTATCGGGATGGACACCGCGCAAGGTCGCCCTGGTGATGCACTCGAATACACGGCGGCCGCCGGCGGCGCGGCGTACATTTTCGGCCCCGCCGAAGAAGCCATCGCGGTGCTGGAAGGCTCTATCAGTTATGTCACCGACACACCGGACTTCTTCCGCCGCGCCTACCAGAAGTACCCTGAGCATGGCAACCGCTTCACAGGCGAACCGGCCTACTTCCACCACGTGTTGAACGCCGCGCAGGCGCTGATGGATGAACTGGGGCTCAAACCGGAAGACTTTGCAGCCGCTGTCTTCCACCAGCCCAACAGCAAATTCCCCCAACGCGCCGCCAAAAAACTGGGCTTCACTCGTGAACAAATTCGCGCCGGCTTGTTGGCGCCCGTCATCGGCAACACCTACGCGGGCGCTTCGCCGCTGGGCTTCACCGCCGCCCTGGACGAAGCCAAGCCCGGCGACCGCCTGCTCATTGTCAGTTTTGGTTCCGGTGCGGGAAGCGACGCCATGAGTTTCATCGTCACCGAGCGCATTGAAGAGGTGCGCGACCGTGCGCCACGTACACGCACCTATATCGAACGCCGCCAGCCTGTTGACTACGCAACCTACATGCGCTGGCGCAAAAAAGTGAAGGTGTACTAGGGAGGGAGGAGCATCATGCGTGATGTAGCGATTGTCGGTATTGGACAAACCCCCGTGCGCGAGCATTGGGACAAAGGCGTGCGCGACCTGGCCGTTGAAGCCGTGCTTGACGCCATGGCGGACGCGCACATTGAACGCGCCGACGCGCTTTACGTAGGCAACATGCTGAGCGGCAAGTTGAGCGGGCAAGAACATTTGGGGGCGCTCATCGCCGATTACGCCGGTTTGGAAGGGATCGAAGCCGTCAAGGTGGAAGCCGCGTGCGGTTCAGCCGCCGCCACATTGCGCCAAGCGGTGCTGGCGGTGCAATCAGGGGCGGTGAACATCGCCATCGCCGTCGGCGTCGAAAAACTGACCGAAATGACCAGCGGCTGCACCACCAACGCACTCGCTATGGCTTCCGACGGCGACTACGAGGCTGAAATGGGGCTTTCGTTCGTGGCCATCAATGCGCTGCTCATGCAACGCTACATGTATGAATACGGCGTGGACAAAGACGATTTTGCCGCCTTCACCATCAACGCCCACGCCAATGCGGCACACAACCCCAACGCCATGTTCCGCAACCGTATCACCCGTGAGCAGTACGCCAACGCGAAGATGATTGCCAGCCCCATCAATCTGCTCGATTCCAGCCCGATTGCTGACGGGGCGGCCGCCGTGGTCATCATGCCGGCTGACATGGCGTTTGATTTTAGCGACAAGCCTCTCCGCGTGGCGGCGTGTGAAGTGGCAACGGATACGATTGCTCTCGACAACCGCGCCAATCCGCTCTGGCTGCGTGGGGTGGAATGCAGCGCGCGCAAAGCCTACCGCAAAGCCGGCATCACACCCGAACAAGTGCGGGTTTTTGAAGTGCATGACGCGTTTAGCATCATGGCGGCGCTCTCGCTGGAAGCCAGCGGCTTTGCCGAACCCGGCACCGCTGTGCGGCTGGCGAACGAGGGTGAAATCACCCGCGAGGGGCGTATTCCCATCGCCACATTTGGCGGTTTGAAAGGGCGTGGGCATCCGGTCGGCGCCACCGGTATCTATCAAGTGGTGGAAGCCGCCCTGCAACTGCGCGGCGAAGCCCCCGAAGCGCTGCAAGTAGACGACGTCGAATATGCCATGGCGCAAAACATCGGCGGCAGTGGCGCCACAGTGGTGACAACGATTTTGGAACGCCTGGAACGCAAGTAAAAGGAGGACGGAGATGGATATTCCGCGCCATTGGCGATTACGCAACCAACGGTACAAACTCGAAGGAAGCCGCTGCGCCCGCTGTGGGACGCTGGCATTCCCCCCGCGCCCCGTTTGCCGCGCATGCCGCAGCCGCGACATGGAACCCTACACGTTCTCGGGGCGCGGTACGGTGTACAGTTATTCGGTGGTCTATCAATCACCCGAAGGGTTTGAGGATTACGTGCCCTATGTGGTGGCGCTGATTGATTTGGAAGAAGGTGTGCGCATCACCGCACAGTTGACCGACGTCAATCCGGATGAAGTGTACATTGGCATGCCGGTTGAAATGGTCGTGCGCAAAATTCGGGAAGACGGTGAACGCGGCCTGATTGTGTACGGCTACAAGTTCCGCCCCCCGCTGAGCGCCTGAGCCACGCGCCGGGAAGTGAAAACGGGACGCCACACGAGGCGTCCCGTTTTTGGTTTGGCGTGCTCAATACGCTTCCGAAGGTTTCTTCTGCATGGCGCTCTCAGCCGCTTCAAGTACCGCCAGCCGCGTGTAGGGCGAAAGGCGTTCGAGCACCCCCTCAGCCAGATGTGGCTCGTGCAATACCCATGCGTTGACGATCAAATCCGCCAGTGCGTCCACAATCAACGGATATTCACCGTTGAGACTTTCGCGGCTCACCTCAGCCAGCAAACGCCCAATTTCATTGATGGTCGTCCGCAAACGGTGATAAGGGTCGAAAATGCGGAGTTGCTGATACGTCGGCAACACTTCTTCTAACAAAACACGGTACAACCGCGCCACCTGCTCACGCGAAACGCCCGGTGTCAGGGCGAGCACCAAAAACGGGCGAATAGCGTCGGCGAGCATTGTGCCCGCCCCCATGCCGTACGTCACTCCATAAATCGCGTTGTCCACCAGTTCACGCAAAGCAGGTTCCGAAAGCGTGTGCCAATTGCGCAGTGTTGGCGTCATAAGCGTCCTTGTCCCAACTCAAAATCAGCACATATGGTATGCCGTCCCTTGCATGCGGCAAATAGAGGACACCAAACAGGACATCAAAAAGGACACCCCCAAGGACGTGAAGGTGTATGCTGTGAAATGGAAAAACAAACCAAGTACGAAAGGAGGTGAGGCGGTATGAAGTGGCAACGTTATCTGCGCTATGGCGCGATGGGTCTTATCACACTGATGTTCCTGATGGCGGGTATCACCAAACTGATTGGGCATGAATCGCAGGTGCAAATTTTTGAAGCCGCCGGGTATCCGCTCTGGTTCATGTACCTGATTGGCGTGGCTGAATTGGCGGCGGCGATTGGGCTGTGGATTGCACGCACGCGTGTGTACGCCGCTGCGCTGACTGGTCTTATCATGCTTGGGGCAGCCGCTACCAACGTGATGATCGGCGCTTATGCAAACATTATCGTTAACATCGTGCTCTTGCTCGCGGCGGCCTACATCATCTGGCTTGAGCGTAATGGAGCGGTTCAACACACGCAACAAACCGGTGGTGCGGCGGCCTGAAACCGCCGCATTCATTTTCCATCCATCAACCATCAAATTTTTTCTACACGGAGGTGACTTATGGGCTGGATCGTTGACAAGACACATTCGCACATTGAATTTGCTGTGCGCCACATGATGATTGCCAAGGTGCGCGGTTCGTTCAAAGACTACGATGTGCGGCTGGACCTGAACGAGCAAAACCCCGAACAATCGTATGCCGAGGCGCACATCCGCGTGGCCAGCATTGATACCGGCGTGGAAGATCGCGACAATCACTTGCGCTCGCCGGACTTCTTCGACGCCGAAAAGTATCCTGAAATCGTCTTCAAATCGAAGCGCATTGAGCGCGTAGATGACACGCATTACCGCGTCATCGGCGACCTCACCATCAAAGATACAACGCGCGAAGTGACGCTCGATGTGGAAGTGGCTGGTCCGTACAAAGACCCGTGGGGCAATGAACGCCTGGGCTTTGTCGCCACAACCAAAATCAACCGCAAGGACTTTGGGTTGAACTGGAACGTGGCGCTGGAAACAGGCGGTTGGCTGGTCGGCGAAACAGTGGAAATCGAGATTGCGTTGGAAGCCATCAAGCAGCCGGAAGAAGCCCCGGCAAGCGCATAAATCGCATATCCGCTTCACATGCGCGGCAAGAACCCCGGTTTTTGCCGCGCTTTTTTGTTTTGCTCCCAGTATGAGCGTTTTGACCGATGTACGAATCGGCGAAAGCGCCTATTCGTGACTTGCTTAAAATCAATCCAAAACACTGTTTTTTTTCGCACCCCTTGACTTTCAACATCCTCGCCGCATATACTTTGAACACGTGCGCACATTTCCCACACAACCC from Ardenticatena maritima harbors:
- a CDS encoding thiolase domain-containing protein, whose amino-acid sequence is MRDVAIVGIGQTPVREHWDKGVRDLAVEAVLDAMADAHIERADALYVGNMLSGKLSGQEHLGALIADYAGLEGIEAVKVEAACGSAAATLRQAVLAVQSGAVNIAIAVGVEKLTEMTSGCTTNALAMASDGDYEAEMGLSFVAINALLMQRYMYEYGVDKDDFAAFTINAHANAAHNPNAMFRNRITREQYANAKMIASPINLLDSSPIADGAAAVVIMPADMAFDFSDKPLRVAACEVATDTIALDNRANPLWLRGVECSARKAYRKAGITPEQVRVFEVHDAFSIMAALSLEASGFAEPGTAVRLANEGEITREGRIPIATFGGLKGRGHPVGATGIYQVVEAALQLRGEAPEALQVDDVEYAMAQNIGGSGATVVTTILERLERK
- a CDS encoding hydroxymethylglutaryl-CoA synthase, which produces MTRKLKPNRDVGIIGYGAYVPRYRLAAEAIADVWRGGQNAVLPVESKSVPGPDEDTATMAIEAAQNALRRAGIAPELIRAVWVGSESHPYAVKPTSTIVAQALGIAPYTNAADFEFACKAGTEAMQAAIGFVGSGMADYAMAIGMDTAQGRPGDALEYTAAAGGAAYIFGPAEEAIAVLEGSISYVTDTPDFFRRAYQKYPEHGNRFTGEPAYFHHVLNAAQALMDELGLKPEDFAAAVFHQPNSKFPQRAAKKLGFTREQIRAGLLAPVIGNTYAGASPLGFTAALDEAKPGDRLLIVSFGSGAGSDAMSFIVTERIEEVRDRAPRTRTYIERRQPVDYATYMRWRKKVKVY
- a CDS encoding YceI family protein; this encodes MGWIVDKTHSHIEFAVRHMMIAKVRGSFKDYDVRLDLNEQNPEQSYAEAHIRVASIDTGVEDRDNHLRSPDFFDAEKYPEIVFKSKRIERVDDTHYRVIGDLTIKDTTREVTLDVEVAGPYKDPWGNERLGFVATTKINRKDFGLNWNVALETGGWLVGETVEIEIALEAIKQPEEAPASA
- a CDS encoding DoxX family protein, whose protein sequence is MKWQRYLRYGAMGLITLMFLMAGITKLIGHESQVQIFEAAGYPLWFMYLIGVAELAAAIGLWIARTRVYAAALTGLIMLGAAATNVMIGAYANIIVNIVLLLAAAYIIWLERNGAVQHTQQTGGAAA
- a CDS encoding Zn-ribbon domain-containing OB-fold protein; the protein is MDIPRHWRLRNQRYKLEGSRCARCGTLAFPPRPVCRACRSRDMEPYTFSGRGTVYSYSVVYQSPEGFEDYVPYVVALIDLEEGVRITAQLTDVNPDEVYIGMPVEMVVRKIREDGERGLIVYGYKFRPPLSA